Within Seriola aureovittata isolate HTS-2021-v1 ecotype China chromosome 12, ASM2101889v1, whole genome shotgun sequence, the genomic segment CCTGTCTGCGCCAAGATCAGTGCAACTGATACATAGAGATACACTTTTAAAAGTAATGATTTAACTATATGATCACTGTATGGCTTGACTGatatttaaaactgttttgtgcAACATCCAGTgttagatctttttttttttctaaaaggaTAATGGAGGAAATAACACCTTAGAGAAAATTGTTGTGAGGGTTGTCTTTTCTGATGAAAGTGTGGATGTGAGGGAGATTGTACATTCTAGTAAAATTAGAgctgcaaccaacaattattGTCATCCTTgaataatctgctgattatttttcgTGATTGattgaatgtaaatgttggAAAGCAGAGGTAAAAAGCAGGAGGACACGTCTTCATGTTGTCTGGTTTGTCTGACAAACTGTCTAGAATTGGATGGTATTCAGTGAATTAACACAAATGACACAGggaagcagcaaatcctcacaacaGAGAAGCTACAACTGGTGACTGTTTGCTTGAAAACTGACATAAACGACAAATGGATGATCACAATAGTTGCTGGTAGTTAAATGCTTGCAGGGTTGTGGACTGATGAATGAGCTCTCACTGTGTCCGTCACTGTCACTCCTCAGACCTCTGCCTGTCCTGGGAATGGGAATGGTTGTCCTGGGATcggttcttcttctccttctcctcactGTGCCACACAAGAATAAAATTGACCCTTTATTCTATGGTAAAACCagttaaacaaatattttgacattgtCAGTGAATTAAAGGTGTAGAaggtgtttaataaaaaaaaaaaaataataaataaaaatcctgcATATGTTTCTTCAGCGTTTGCAGAGTTTTCCTTCACCTGCATGGTGGGCCTGACTAATGCTTTAGAGCAGGATGGCTTCATCTCTGGCTTCATGGGCTTCTATCTAAAAGCGGTAAGATAAACCTTTCCTCCCACTCTCCTAAATACGACTTCCTGATGATGGTGTTTATATGTCATTGCATGATGCTATCTCTTCAGGGTGAACCTCATCTGAGTTCGGCCTACGCTGTGATGATGTCTTACTGGGAAGGCGTCTTTCACTTTGTCCTCTTCCTCACCATCATCCACCGCATGTTCAGAGGGTGAGCTATGGCATCACCGCCGCcatctctgcctgtctgctgtgtgttcagtggGTTCGTCTTAATGAAACCTGTTGCTTTTCTGTTCATGCAGGAAGTCCTATCGAAGCCTGGGCCTGCTGTGGACGGGCTCCTCCATCGCCCATCAAATTGTTCTCATCCCGGGAGTGGTCATCGGTGAGAGCTGCCTACACAAGCACTGCTTttcattgtgtgtatgtatttaatttCGAGTGTTGTTTGAGATCCATTTCTGCTGATGACGTTCTCGTTTGTGCAGGTAAATACGGGTCTAACATTCGGCCGGCCTTTTGGAGGAATGTGCCGTTCTTTCTGGCGCCTTTCTGGGCGGCTTCCCTGCTCTTTAGCAGACCCAGAGAGATGCCGGTTGTCACAGCGGACAAGGTACATTTCCACTGATGACACATTTACAATATTCTGAATAGCCTATCTGTAGAGTAGTGgcatccaaccatccatcctTTTTAGActatttttttctcctgtttcctcaCCTCTGATGATAATCTTGCGACCTCTTAGACTCATGACACGACCCATTGTGTTGGATCCAAACCCCAGGTTGGGACCCACTGCCATAGAGGATCAACTAATTTGTGCTAATTGACTTTTATGATGATATCACAGCCCGAAtgatgctgtatttttttaGGCTCACACAGGTACTAGACTATATTTGAGATTTGATATATTGaccaattttttgttttgtacattaaTGCGTTTTACTGTGATAAAGATCTGTCTTGGCCAACACATATTTAATAATAGGCtttatcataaaataaataaataaaataaaacactttaaaccTATAACAAATATACATACCTATACAGCCTGTCAAACAGTTCAAACAGTTGCTGTAGTGCTGATACTATCAATCCTTTGCTTAGCCAATTTTGTCCCTATCATTATATAAATTTGGCTTTAATCACTATTAAggtattaaaataaagaaatggacAGTGCCTACATTAACTGAGAATGCGTCTGTGTTGACTAGATcgcagaggagcagaagaaagGTCTGCTGTCCCGCCCGCTCGACCTGCTTCTCTCACTTCTGTTAGTGGGAGCGATGGCCTTCTCTGTTTTCAGAGGCTTTGTGAGTAAAACCACATGCAAGCTTATGTAGCCTTTTTCCAGTATGTCTGCCTTACTCACTGAGATATCAGGTAACATGTTTGAATACGgctctgtcctcctgctgtGTTCCAGGTGGTGCTGGATTGTCCTCTGGACGCTTGTTTCACATACATCTATCAGTACGAGCCGTACCTCAAAGACCCAGTCGGCTTCCCCAGGGTTATGGTCAGTCTGGAGAAAGATGCACAGGATTAAAGCAAATCTAATGTATATCTATAACTGATTTTTGTGCACAATTCTTCTAGATGCTGGTGCATTTGTTCTATGCTCTTCCCCTGCTGACGGTCCTCATCTATGGTCTGAGAACACCCGGGTGCAGCTGGATGTTAGACTGGACCATCTTCTTTGCTGCAGCCATGGCTCAGGTAACTTTGGTTATAATGTGTTCGTTGTTATTCATATAGCGTGAAAAAGCAAAATGCCACATAACAAGTCTAATGTTGACTTCCTGTTGTTCTCTCCAGAACCAGTGGTGCCATATTGGTGCATCTCTGCACTCCCGCACTCCCTTCACATACCGAGTCACAGCAGACAAATGGTGGCCTGTTATCACCCTCAATGTGCTGCTCGCTGCTGCGCCGGCTCTGCTGGCCCTGCGCTGCCGCACTAACCCTGCTTATTTTATGAATCCTGTTCCCAAGGGACAGACCAACgacgagaagaagaaaaactaaaccACACACCAGCTGCCGGCTGTCGAGGAATACTTCACGCTGTGATGGGCCGAATGTTTTCTGTGGACTCGCTTTTGTGGACAAACTGCTTTAAACTCACAATTTTTCAACCTCAAAACCCAGAGGAAATCTAAAGACACTGCTCTTGAGTCAACTGTTTTGAAAATCAGTCACCTCGTGCAGCACTCCCTGCATGGACTATTGGACCCTGATAAGAAGGCTGTTGATGGAGTTGAGGGCTGTGATCGTCTCACACAGCTTTCAGGTGACTCATCCAGACACCCAGTTCGTAAAGTCATGATTCTACATCTTTCT encodes:
- the tm6sf2a gene encoding transmembrane 6 superfamily member 2, with translation MRPPVEVSVFLLSLLAPGVLYTLNNIPALQEPLPVLGMGMVVLGSVLLLLLLTVPHKNKIDPLFYAFAEFSFTCMVGLTNALEQDGFISGFMGFYLKAGEPHLSSAYAVMMSYWEGVFHFVLFLTIIHRMFRGKSYRSLGLLWTGSSIAHQIVLIPGVVIGKYGSNIRPAFWRNVPFFLAPFWAASLLFSRPREMPVVTADKIAEEQKKGLLSRPLDLLLSLLLVGAMAFSVFRGFVVLDCPLDACFTYIYQYEPYLKDPVGFPRVMMLVHLFYALPLLTVLIYGLRTPGCSWMLDWTIFFAAAMAQNQWCHIGASLHSRTPFTYRVTADKWWPVITLNVLLAAAPALLALRCRTNPAYFMNPVPKGQTNDEKKKN